In Rheinheimera sp. MM224, one DNA window encodes the following:
- a CDS encoding family 43 glycosylhydrolase, whose product MKIKHYFPLPFILTFMPVSAENYISTRFSADPSVHFFNNKFYVYATNDQDNSGTYWDSTDWRLFSSADLKTWQDDGSFLDISVFAWAGKTAKAWAPGAIERNGKFYFFAPVGGKQIGVAVSDKPFTGFKDPLGKALIETPRDPNAGVEPIDPMAFIDKDGQTYLYFGTRIPKVVKLKQNMQQLDGDIQDIIIQGFPEDDKKKKYGEAPYLHEHNGTYYFTFSTGWPGQIVYATGNNPLGPFTYRGVIFDYLPISTNHQAIIEKDGKSYFFYHDGSSQGGGDHKRVIGFTELHYAKDGSILPITIK is encoded by the coding sequence ATGAAGATCAAACATTACTTCCCGCTACCATTTATCCTGACTTTTATGCCAGTCAGCGCAGAAAATTATATATCCACACGTTTTAGCGCTGATCCTTCTGTACATTTCTTTAATAATAAATTCTATGTGTACGCCACCAATGATCAGGACAACAGCGGTACTTATTGGGATTCAACAGACTGGCGGCTATTTTCTTCAGCCGACTTAAAAACCTGGCAGGATGACGGCTCGTTTTTAGACATATCCGTCTTTGCATGGGCAGGAAAAACAGCCAAAGCCTGGGCTCCGGGAGCTATTGAACGCAATGGTAAATTTTACTTTTTTGCCCCTGTCGGCGGTAAACAAATTGGTGTCGCCGTCAGTGATAAGCCTTTTACTGGCTTTAAAGACCCGCTAGGTAAAGCTTTAATTGAAACTCCGCGTGACCCCAATGCAGGTGTTGAACCTATAGATCCTATGGCTTTTATTGATAAAGATGGCCAGACCTATTTATATTTTGGCACCCGAATTCCGAAAGTTGTGAAGTTAAAACAAAATATGCAGCAGCTTGATGGTGATATTCAGGACATTATCATTCAGGGCTTTCCTGAAGATGATAAGAAGAAGAAATACGGAGAAGCCCCTTACCTGCATGAACATAACGGTACTTATTATTTTACCTTTTCTACAGGCTGGCCAGGGCAAATTGTTTATGCCACAGGAAACAACCCGCTAGGGCCTTTTACTTACCGTGGAGTTATCTTTGATTACCTGCCTATATCAACCAACCATCAGGCTATTATAGAGAAAGATGGCAAAAGCTACTTCTTTTATCATGATGGCTCATCACAAGGTGGTGGTGATCATAAAAGAGTAATAGGTTTTACTGAACTGCATTATGCAAAAGATGGTTCTATTCTGCCGATAACAATCAAATAA
- a CDS encoding GMC oxidoreductase has translation MAVSQNHYDAIVVGSGISGGWAAKELTEKGLKVLLLERGRPLEHIKDYTNAFKEAWDYPHRDKPTEQMKQDYPVLKRDYPLNESTFGMWANEKDSPYVEKKRFDWYRGYQMGGRSLLWGRQSYRLNEQDFLANAKEGIAVDWPIRYADLAPWYDYVEGFAGISGNRDGLDVLPDGRYLPAMELNIVEKDIAARIKKTFGGSRHLICGRTANITEAKPEQNRVNCQYRAKCWLGCPFGAYFSTQSATLPAAVKTGNLTVRPYSIVTQVLYDKDTKRARGVEVLDSETQQTYEFTSKIIFLNASSFNTSWILMNSATDIWPEGLGSSSNALGRNVMDHHLNTGAVAEVEGYLDSYYFGRRPTGFYVPRFRNWGADKRDYLRGFGYQGRASRQDWRRDIAEMSIGLDLKQALTEPGHWTIGMGGFGEMLPHHDNRIYLDPKVKDKWGLPVLAIEVELKDNEIRMRKDMMQDAVEIFEAVGLRNVQGFDRGYNPGQGIHEMGTARMGRDPKTSVLNGNNQVWDALNVFVTDGACMTSASCVNPSLTYMALTARAAHFAVEALKKGEL, from the coding sequence ATGGCAGTTTCTCAAAACCATTACGACGCAATAGTTGTAGGCTCAGGTATCAGTGGCGGTTGGGCTGCCAAAGAGCTGACAGAAAAAGGCTTAAAAGTTTTATTGCTGGAGCGTGGTCGTCCTCTGGAGCATATCAAGGACTACACCAATGCCTTTAAAGAGGCATGGGATTACCCACACCGTGACAAGCCTACAGAGCAGATGAAGCAGGATTATCCTGTGCTAAAACGGGATTACCCGTTAAATGAAAGCACCTTTGGCATGTGGGCCAATGAAAAAGACTCGCCTTATGTCGAGAAAAAGCGCTTTGACTGGTATCGCGGTTATCAGATGGGCGGGCGATCCTTGTTATGGGGTAGGCAGAGTTATCGTCTGAATGAGCAGGATTTTTTAGCCAATGCCAAAGAAGGTATAGCGGTGGACTGGCCTATTCGTTACGCCGATCTGGCGCCCTGGTATGACTATGTCGAAGGTTTTGCTGGTATCTCGGGTAACAGAGACGGTTTGGATGTGTTGCCGGACGGCCGCTATCTGCCTGCGATGGAGCTTAATATTGTAGAAAAAGACATAGCAGCACGTATTAAAAAGACCTTTGGCGGTTCACGTCATTTGATTTGTGGCCGTACCGCTAATATCACCGAAGCTAAACCTGAACAAAACCGGGTGAATTGTCAGTACAGAGCCAAATGCTGGTTGGGTTGTCCTTTTGGCGCCTATTTCAGCACCCAGTCGGCTACGCTGCCTGCCGCTGTGAAAACAGGTAATTTAACAGTCCGGCCTTATTCTATTGTCACTCAAGTCCTGTACGACAAAGATACAAAACGTGCCCGTGGTGTAGAAGTGCTGGACAGTGAAACTCAGCAGACCTATGAATTCACCAGCAAAATCATTTTCTTAAACGCCTCCTCCTTTAATACCAGCTGGATTTTGATGAACTCAGCTACAGATATCTGGCCTGAAGGTCTTGGCAGCAGCAGTAATGCCTTGGGTCGTAATGTGATGGATCATCATCTGAACACAGGTGCTGTGGCTGAAGTGGAAGGTTATCTCGACAGCTATTATTTTGGCCGTCGTCCAACCGGGTTTTATGTGCCCAGATTTCGCAATTGGGGGGCTGACAAAAGAGATTATCTGCGGGGTTTTGGTTATCAGGGCAGGGCCAGCCGGCAAGACTGGCGTCGTGATATAGCGGAGATGAGTATTGGCCTGGATTTAAAACAAGCGCTGACGGAACCCGGGCACTGGACCATAGGTATGGGTGGTTTTGGCGAGATGTTGCCTCATCATGACAACCGAATTTACCTGGATCCTAAAGTGAAAGACAAATGGGGTTTGCCTGTACTGGCGATAGAAGTGGAACTCAAAGACAACGAAATCCGTATGCGCAAAGACATGATGCAGGATGCTGTGGAGATATTTGAAGCTGTTGGCCTTAGGAATGTGCAGGGCTTTGACCGGGGCTACAATCCGGGGCAGGGCATTCACGAAATGGGCACAGCCCGCATGGGGCGAGACCCAAAAACTTCAGTACTGAATGGCAATAATCAGGTGTGGGATGCGCTGAATGTGTTTGTCACTGATGGCGCCTGTATGACTTCGGCTTCTTGTGTCAATCCATCGCTGACTTATATGGCATTAACAGCAAGGGCGGCCCATTTTGCTGTAGAAGCCTTAAAAAAAGGCGAGCTGTAG
- a CDS encoding nuclear transport factor 2 family protein: protein MLLKITLKSNTMSSIPTPLSAMLVLLILLPSAASAQLAAADPIKKALPEKSIIMTNLDIVKSTYEGKTSEENGRNLQRFITDDTLWTEAAGFPYAGTYQGFTEIEKHVFARLGSEWINYNFKVEDYVATGDKVVAYGTYSGTNKASGKFFTARVAHLWQLKDGKIKSFEQFVDSKTVKDAM from the coding sequence GTGCTGCTTAAAATTACATTAAAGAGCAACACCATGAGTTCGATACCAACACCGCTCAGCGCTATGCTTGTTTTATTAATACTTCTGCCCTCTGCAGCTTCTGCACAACTTGCCGCTGCGGATCCGATAAAAAAAGCTTTACCTGAAAAGAGCATCATCATGACTAATCTTGATATTGTAAAAAGCACGTATGAAGGCAAAACCTCAGAAGAAAATGGCAGAAATCTGCAGAGATTTATCACAGACGACACCCTTTGGACAGAAGCTGCTGGTTTTCCGTATGCCGGTACCTACCAGGGTTTTACCGAGATTGAAAAACATGTCTTCGCTCGTTTAGGCAGTGAATGGATTAATTACAACTTTAAAGTAGAAGACTACGTGGCAACAGGTGACAAAGTGGTGGCTTACGGCACGTACAGTGGTACGAATAAAGCCAGTGGCAAATTTTTTACCGCCAGAGTGGCTCATCTGTGGCAGCTAAAAGATGGCAAAATAAAAAGCTTTGAGCAGTTTGTCGATAGCAAAACAGTTAAAGATGCCATGTAA
- a CDS encoding MBL fold metallo-hydrolase, with translation MKFLSKLVQASALSGMVALSANAVGAPLETTVFNPQDKSTFPVSSVLITGKTEAILVDAQFQRNDALSVVELIKQSGKKLTTIYISHGDPDFYFGLDVITAAYPDAKVLASAQTQNYIKKSMDGKKAYWGPILKENAPQKLVVPDVLQGNTLLVDGEQVKVVGLDGHDPKHSFVWVPSSKTVLGGVVVFGNMHVFLADTQTPESRQNWYKTLTMIEQLKPVTVIPGHLLGDKPLTLQAVKFTHQYIQDFEAAAATSANSAELVATMKKNYPAIGGDSILGLSAKVIMGEMKWGQ, from the coding sequence ATGAAATTTTTATCCAAATTAGTTCAGGCCAGTGCTTTATCAGGCATGGTCGCACTGTCAGCCAATGCAGTCGGTGCCCCCTTAGAAACAACTGTATTTAATCCACAGGACAAAAGTACCTTCCCGGTCAGTTCGGTGCTAATTACCGGCAAAACTGAAGCCATTTTAGTGGATGCCCAGTTTCAGCGAAATGACGCCTTGTCTGTGGTCGAACTGATTAAACAATCAGGCAAAAAACTGACGACTATTTATATCAGCCATGGTGATCCGGATTTTTACTTTGGTTTAGATGTGATCACTGCAGCTTATCCGGATGCCAAAGTACTGGCCTCAGCACAAACGCAAAACTACATCAAAAAATCTATGGATGGCAAAAAAGCCTACTGGGGACCGATACTGAAAGAAAATGCGCCGCAAAAGCTGGTGGTGCCTGATGTGCTTCAAGGTAACACCTTATTGGTTGATGGTGAGCAGGTGAAAGTAGTAGGCCTTGATGGTCATGATCCTAAGCATAGCTTTGTCTGGGTTCCGTCCAGCAAAACTGTACTGGGTGGCGTTGTGGTGTTTGGCAATATGCATGTGTTTTTAGCTGACACACAAACCCCAGAGTCGCGCCAGAACTGGTACAAAACTCTGACTATGATTGAGCAATTAAAGCCAGTGACTGTGATCCCAGGTCACTTGTTGGGTGACAAGCCTCTGACTTTACAGGCTGTAAAGTTTACTCATCAATACATACAGGATTTTGAAGCAGCAGCCGCCACTTCAGCCAATTCTGCGGAATTAGTGGCCACCATGAAAAAGAACTACCCTGCTATTGGCGGCGACAGCATTTTAGGCTTAAGTGCAAAAGTTATTATGGGCGAAATGAAGTGGGGTCAATAA
- a CDS encoding DsbA family protein: protein MTTLHFIMDPQCGWCYAAVPLIDALTELAEVQIKTHGGGLFSGANKGAVTAEFRQHMQASDKRIMALTGQQFSDTYYREIFADKTRILDSDTPITALLAAESLGIQPLTMLHNMQKAQFIDGRSLSDINSLSSIATVLGADAKSFVNTFAFFSGVKTDQHITQSRHLLRVVGGNGFPTFAVEHKDGTFTRLDHGSFYSTPKLWSAYVEQIVKEIS from the coding sequence ATGACCACTCTACATTTCATCATGGACCCGCAATGCGGCTGGTGTTATGCCGCAGTACCGCTGATTGATGCACTGACTGAATTAGCAGAGGTACAGATTAAAACTCATGGCGGTGGTTTGTTTTCAGGTGCAAACAAAGGAGCTGTCACTGCCGAATTCCGTCAGCATATGCAGGCTAGCGACAAAAGAATAATGGCGCTGACTGGCCAGCAGTTTAGCGACACATACTACCGCGAAATATTCGCTGATAAGACACGTATTCTCGACTCAGACACACCTATAACAGCTCTGCTGGCAGCCGAATCTTTGGGTATTCAACCTTTGACTATGTTGCACAACATGCAAAAAGCTCAGTTTATTGATGGCCGTTCTTTGTCTGACATCAATAGTCTGAGCAGTATTGCGACAGTACTGGGCGCTGACGCGAAAAGCTTTGTAAACACCTTTGCGTTTTTTAGCGGCGTCAAAACAGACCAACATATAACGCAGAGCCGGCATCTGTTGCGTGTGGTAGGTGGAAATGGCTTTCCTACTTTCGCTGTAGAGCATAAAGACGGAACCTTTACCAGATTGGACCACGGTAGCTTTTACAGCACGCCAAAGCTTTGGTCTGCTTATGTAGAACAGATAGTGAAGGAAATCAGTTAG
- a CDS encoding LysR family transcriptional regulator, whose product MLDAVTLDQLRTFVAAAEQGSFSAAGRKIKRAQSVVSHTLANLELQLGVTLFDRSSRYPQLTAAGASLLTDAKAVIDSMDLLKARAHSLSEGLEPELSVAVDVMFPMDTLTSAVGYCKQHFEHTPLRLYVEALGGVTQQVLDGTCRLGIIGSLPTVPDELTVEPLSNIQFVTVVSPTHVLARQPFDVTADELGRHVQLILTDRTSLSSGRTFGVMSALTWRLADLGAKHAFLKAGFGWGHMPKHMVEKDIADGLLVSLTLQNMPAAAMYLTTKIVYRKDAPPGPAGRAFISQLKS is encoded by the coding sequence ATGCTTGACGCAGTCACCCTGGATCAACTTCGTACTTTTGTTGCCGCCGCAGAACAAGGCAGCTTTTCAGCCGCGGGGCGCAAAATTAAACGTGCACAGTCTGTAGTCAGCCACACTCTCGCCAACCTCGAACTGCAATTGGGCGTCACGCTTTTTGATCGCAGCAGCAGGTATCCACAACTCACGGCAGCTGGAGCCTCTTTGCTAACAGATGCAAAGGCCGTCATTGATAGTATGGATTTGCTAAAAGCCAGAGCCCATTCATTATCTGAAGGCCTGGAGCCCGAGTTGTCGGTCGCTGTTGATGTGATGTTTCCTATGGATACCCTGACGTCAGCTGTTGGTTACTGCAAACAGCATTTCGAACACACACCGCTGCGGCTTTATGTCGAAGCTTTGGGTGGCGTTACACAACAAGTGCTGGATGGCACTTGCAGACTGGGTATTATTGGCTCGCTTCCAACTGTACCGGATGAACTAACCGTCGAGCCGCTGAGTAACATACAGTTTGTCACTGTCGTCTCCCCTACCCATGTTTTAGCGCGGCAGCCTTTTGATGTCACAGCAGACGAACTTGGCCGTCATGTGCAGTTGATTTTGACAGACCGCACCAGCCTTTCGAGCGGCCGCACTTTTGGTGTGATGTCAGCTTTGACCTGGCGTCTGGCAGACCTTGGCGCTAAACATGCATTTTTAAAAGCAGGTTTTGGCTGGGGCCATATGCCAAAACATATGGTGGAAAAAGATATTGCTGACGGACTTTTGGTGTCATTAACGCTGCAGAATATGCCTGCTGCAGCTATGTATTTAACCACCAAGATTGTTTATCGCAAAGATGCCCCACCAGGTCCTGCTGGCAGAGCTTTTATTTCACAGCTAAAGAGCTAA
- a CDS encoding pirin family protein translates to MNTVMKQQNFLATEATLVVADKRSVVARTRGINRGPITRLVSPSDIGQLIKPFVFLDYGVLPASKTKLFGMHPHSGIATLSLPIRGEILFADTTGETGMVKTAGLEWMKAGNGVWHDGGIAGETALEMFQLWLTLPEHEENAPAESKNIDPSEIAVVGPVSVLLGQYQGAKSPVEFTAGVNYYHVQLQDGEVWHYQPEPGQTVAWLAIYKGNLTGTTAVSQGEMVVFDASETAITLMAQGAASFVFGAAIPHPHPLVMGSYSVHSSRESLAKGEQEIRRIGSELRLKGRI, encoded by the coding sequence ATGAACACTGTAATGAAGCAGCAAAACTTTCTAGCCACTGAAGCCACACTCGTTGTGGCAGACAAACGCTCTGTTGTGGCGCGTACTCGCGGTATCAACAGAGGGCCTATCACTCGTCTGGTCAGTCCGTCTGATATAGGCCAACTGATCAAGCCTTTTGTGTTTCTCGATTACGGCGTCCTGCCTGCGTCAAAAACCAAGTTATTTGGTATGCATCCGCATTCAGGGATTGCCACTTTGTCCTTGCCTATCAGGGGTGAAATACTTTTTGCTGATACAACAGGTGAAACCGGTATGGTGAAGACGGCCGGACTTGAGTGGATGAAGGCAGGTAATGGCGTTTGGCACGATGGCGGAATTGCGGGCGAAACTGCACTGGAGATGTTTCAGCTTTGGCTGACCCTGCCTGAGCATGAAGAAAATGCACCAGCCGAAAGCAAGAATATAGACCCGTCAGAGATAGCTGTTGTGGGCCCCGTTTCTGTATTGCTGGGTCAGTATCAGGGCGCAAAAAGCCCTGTTGAATTTACCGCTGGGGTGAATTACTACCATGTGCAATTGCAGGACGGCGAAGTCTGGCATTACCAGCCAGAGCCGGGCCAGACAGTCGCCTGGTTAGCCATATACAAAGGCAATTTAACAGGCACTACCGCTGTAAGCCAAGGTGAGATGGTGGTGTTTGATGCATCTGAAACGGCTATTACGTTGATGGCTCAGGGTGCTGCATCTTTTGTGTTTGGCGCAGCTATCCCACACCCACATCCGTTGGTGATGGGGTCCTATTCAGTGCATAGCAGCCGGGAGTCACTTGCAAAAGGCGAACAGGAAATACGACGTATTGGCTCAGAGCTGCGCTTAAAAGGCCGGATCTAA
- a CDS encoding NADPH-dependent F420 reductase has protein sequence MSIGILGSGALGSNVARALANKGVSAIIANRSGPESLSALVKELGPTITAGTLEQAAQADIVLIAVPWVAIESLLGSLPAWNNRIVIDGTNPVLFLDPNSEDAKDPTNPLAAYGIKAIDLGGKSSSAIVRDLVPGARLVKAFNHLDVAVLPEPEVSGGKRTLFYSGDDVAAKAEVRSLLETCGYFAVDLGSLDTGGRLMELPFGALATHNLIKI, from the coding sequence ATGAGTATTGGTATTTTAGGTTCTGGAGCCCTTGGCTCTAACGTGGCACGTGCTTTGGCAAACAAAGGTGTTTCGGCCATTATTGCCAACAGATCCGGTCCAGAGTCTTTATCTGCGCTGGTCAAAGAATTGGGGCCGACTATAACAGCCGGCACGCTGGAACAGGCTGCGCAAGCGGATATAGTGTTGATTGCAGTGCCTTGGGTGGCTATTGAGTCTTTGTTAGGCAGTCTGCCTGCCTGGAATAATCGCATTGTGATAGACGGCACCAATCCGGTACTGTTTCTTGATCCGAATTCTGAAGATGCTAAAGATCCAACCAACCCATTGGCGGCTTATGGCATTAAAGCGATTGATTTAGGCGGTAAATCCTCAAGTGCCATCGTTCGTGACTTAGTGCCGGGAGCAAGGTTAGTTAAAGCCTTTAATCATCTTGATGTTGCTGTGCTGCCGGAGCCTGAAGTATCGGGCGGAAAACGTACTTTGTTTTATTCGGGTGATGATGTAGCAGCCAAAGCTGAAGTTCGTAGTCTGCTGGAAACCTGTGGTTACTTCGCTGTGGATTTGGGGTCACTCGACACAGGTGGCCGCTTAATGGAGTTGCCTTTTGGTGCTTTGGCTACACATAACCTGATCAAAATCTGA
- a CDS encoding LacI family DNA-binding transcriptional regulator, which yields MLVKKPTIKDVARLAGVSFKSVSRVVNNEAWVSDEVRTKVQAVIEQLNYQPNRTARLMRTAPFSLAFVYDNPNSHYVIEMQNGILSQCREKGFELVIHPTDSGSEQVRHELTSMIGTNLVGGVILTPPLSESTELVKQLLEQQAKVVRIVSGAEPPDELCPTIYVDDEQAGQEITEHLLAQGHRRIAFLGFHKDHKSSLGRYRGYCAALKNAGLEVQDELVISGNFTFDSGVEMTEQLLQLDGKATALFGCNDEIAAGALFVARKRELAIPQDLSIVGFENSPFSRQTWPGLTTVHQPNAEIAAKAASMLIALMQEPDQQPSHYGVKLHLVLRDSVSSII from the coding sequence ATGCTGGTTAAAAAACCTACGATCAAAGATGTGGCTCGCCTGGCGGGTGTCTCCTTTAAAAGTGTGTCCAGGGTGGTGAATAACGAAGCCTGGGTCAGTGATGAGGTCAGAACCAAAGTACAGGCTGTGATTGAGCAGCTGAATTACCAGCCGAATCGCACGGCCCGGCTGATGCGTACTGCACCTTTTTCGCTGGCTTTTGTCTACGACAATCCGAATAGTCACTATGTGATTGAAATGCAAAACGGTATTTTGTCGCAATGCCGTGAAAAAGGCTTTGAGCTGGTGATCCATCCAACGGATTCAGGCTCAGAACAGGTCCGGCATGAACTCACCAGTATGATTGGTACCAATCTGGTGGGCGGAGTGATCCTGACGCCGCCTTTGTCTGAAAGTACAGAACTGGTGAAGCAGTTACTGGAGCAGCAAGCCAAAGTAGTTCGTATAGTGTCTGGCGCTGAACCACCGGATGAGCTTTGCCCAACCATATATGTTGACGATGAGCAAGCGGGGCAGGAGATCACTGAACATCTGCTGGCACAAGGCCATCGCCGTATTGCCTTTTTGGGGTTTCACAAAGACCACAAATCCTCTTTGGGTCGTTATCGTGGTTATTGTGCTGCACTTAAAAATGCCGGTCTTGAGGTACAGGATGAGCTGGTGATATCAGGCAATTTCACCTTTGACTCTGGCGTTGAGATGACAGAACAATTGCTGCAACTGGACGGCAAAGCCACAGCACTTTTTGGTTGTAACGACGAAATTGCGGCTGGTGCTTTGTTTGTTGCCCGCAAACGCGAACTTGCTATACCACAGGATTTATCCATAGTAGGTTTCGAAAACAGTCCATTTTCCCGACAAACCTGGCCAGGTCTGACCACGGTCCATCAACCTAATGCGGAAATCGCCGCTAAAGCAGCATCCATGCTGATTGCACTGATGCAAGAACCCGATCAACAGCCGTCACACTATGGCGTTAAATTGCATCTGGTCTTACGCGACTCTGTATCCTCCATTATATAA
- a CDS encoding TonB-dependent receptor — translation MNRLNQHQLGKKTVLASILATLFVPAISYAQDKPAEEENVEVIQVSFRGSLAAAADIKRQDTKITDAITTEDIGKFPSENIAEAIQRIPGVQISNVNGRGSTISVRGLGSQYARTTLNGQTMASADFTSGFRFDIIQTELASTIEVIKSPTADMDAGGLSGTINIDTASPLSFSERKILLSGKGQYSEFSPTDDITPKANATYIDQFANNTVGVLLNFGYQELDDRVDNFWMDRWFVDSDTDEVTPRRPRYRRIDRETERELFNGTVQWKPTSAFEAKLTTVYAGDDTKQDLNQQVFLFNANQITRLGDAVNGVYNSIQIDNFTTENNRQLEDKDATSEAYTLELDYDWQDWNFSSVLHHTAGEAVHNEEAAILATVISRANLDITDPSNISFNIADNLADPALYPTVMPRNEYPNGASRLTESDETAVQFDAERGLEWGWFTSVAAGVKYRNETMEREVYRTDRAAIGDADPADLPSMAEYGYIVSDFLDNKMDIQHSWIAPNIMAYRDALTAEGVTVPTLFAAQSSYSVDQTISSAYLMTDFETEVGGLPLRGNFGGRYERTERDINTYITGDTHPDNEEIKLAIGETTQSFNYDNFLPSANLVLELNDDMQVRLAAAKVLVRPMLTSNTQLAASETSAANSFGTRTYTVNLGQPELAALTANQLDLGWEWYYSEGDSVTLNLFQKDIKNGTVSELVCPDQYNGATLSMSGSDCVDSAGNIYDITAIYNDSSELTVKGYEVGWNQGLDNWLPVPGFGLSSNYTRILVDESEGFTLTNSSEQTWNITGYWENEDYSARVSLNHRSPYVQDSTDAFFAREGRTVEGRNQIDVLLGWNISEQWSVRFGALNLNGKDEEAYRDELTRAWQTTSVIGRSYYLGANFSL, via the coding sequence ATGAACAGGTTGAATCAGCATCAGTTAGGAAAAAAGACAGTACTCGCTTCTATTCTGGCGACTTTATTTGTACCAGCAATCAGCTATGCACAAGACAAGCCGGCTGAAGAAGAAAACGTGGAAGTGATCCAGGTCAGCTTTCGCGGCAGTCTGGCAGCAGCTGCCGATATCAAACGTCAGGACACCAAAATTACCGATGCTATCACCACAGAAGACATTGGTAAGTTTCCAAGCGAAAACATAGCTGAAGCGATTCAGCGTATTCCAGGCGTACAAATTTCTAACGTCAACGGCCGTGGCTCAACAATCAGCGTACGTGGTTTAGGTTCTCAATATGCCCGCACCACTTTAAACGGTCAGACTATGGCCAGTGCAGATTTCACCAGCGGTTTTCGTTTTGACATTATTCAAACTGAACTGGCGTCCACCATTGAAGTGATAAAATCTCCCACAGCCGATATGGATGCGGGTGGTTTATCAGGCACCATCAACATTGATACCGCTTCACCTTTGTCTTTTAGCGAGCGCAAAATTTTACTTTCAGGTAAAGGCCAGTATTCGGAGTTTTCTCCAACTGACGATATCACTCCAAAAGCTAACGCTACTTATATCGACCAGTTTGCCAATAACACAGTAGGTGTATTGCTGAATTTTGGTTATCAGGAACTGGATGACAGAGTAGATAACTTCTGGATGGATCGCTGGTTTGTTGATTCAGATACAGATGAAGTCACACCACGCCGTCCTCGTTATCGCCGTATCGACCGTGAAACAGAGCGTGAATTATTTAACGGCACCGTGCAGTGGAAACCAACCAGCGCTTTTGAAGCGAAATTGACTACAGTGTATGCAGGGGACGATACCAAGCAGGATTTAAATCAGCAGGTGTTTCTGTTTAATGCCAACCAGATCACCCGTTTAGGCGATGCGGTTAATGGTGTTTATAACAGTATTCAGATTGATAACTTTACCACTGAAAATAACCGTCAGTTGGAAGATAAAGACGCCACTTCAGAAGCTTATACCTTAGAGCTGGATTATGACTGGCAAGACTGGAACTTCAGCAGCGTACTCCATCACACAGCGGGTGAAGCTGTGCACAATGAAGAAGCTGCTATTCTGGCAACTGTAATTTCACGCGCTAATTTGGACATTACTGACCCATCCAATATCAGTTTTAATATTGCTGATAATCTGGCTGATCCGGCGTTATATCCAACAGTGATGCCACGTAATGAATACCCGAACGGTGCCAGTCGTCTGACAGAGTCGGATGAAACTGCAGTACAGTTTGACGCAGAACGTGGGCTGGAATGGGGCTGGTTCACCAGTGTGGCTGCTGGTGTCAAATACCGTAACGAAACCATGGAAAGAGAAGTCTACCGTACCGACAGGGCTGCTATTGGTGATGCAGATCCTGCTGATTTACCTTCAATGGCAGAATATGGCTATATAGTTTCGGATTTCCTTGATAACAAAATGGATATTCAACACAGCTGGATAGCGCCTAATATCATGGCTTACCGTGATGCGTTAACTGCTGAAGGTGTGACAGTACCGACCTTATTTGCGGCTCAGTCCAGCTACTCAGTGGATCAAACGATTTCATCAGCCTACCTGATGACTGATTTTGAAACCGAAGTAGGTGGCTTGCCACTGCGCGGTAATTTCGGTGGCCGTTATGAGCGCACTGAACGTGATATCAATACCTACATTACAGGCGACACTCACCCGGATAATGAAGAAATTAAGCTGGCGATAGGTGAGACCACACAAAGCTTTAATTACGATAACTTCCTGCCAAGTGCCAACCTGGTGCTGGAGTTAAATGACGATATGCAGGTACGTTTGGCAGCAGCTAAAGTACTGGTTCGTCCTATGTTAACGTCCAATACTCAGCTGGCAGCCTCTGAAACCTCAGCAGCTAACTCTTTTGGTACCCGCACTTACACAGTGAATCTGGGCCAACCTGAACTGGCAGCTTTGACTGCCAATCAGTTGGATTTAGGCTGGGAGTGGTATTACAGCGAAGGTGATTCCGTGACCCTTAACCTGTTCCAGAAAGACATCAAAAACGGCACTGTCAGTGAGCTGGTTTGCCCTGATCAATACAATGGCGCGACGCTGAGTATGTCAGGTTCTGACTGTGTCGACAGCGCAGGTAATATCTATGACATTACTGCTATCTACAACGACAGCTCTGAGCTGACCGTTAAAGGTTATGAGGTCGGCTGGAACCAGGGGCTGGATAACTGGTTGCCTGTGCCAGGTTTTGGTTTAAGTTCTAACTACACCCGCATTCTGGTCGATGAAAGCGAAGGTTTTACGCTGACGAATTCTTCAGAGCAAACCTGGAATATCACAGGCTACTGGGAAAATGAAGATTACAGTGCCCGTGTATCGCTGAATCACCGCAGTCCTTATGTTCAGGACAGCACAGATGCGTTCTTCGCACGTGAAGGCCGCACTGTTGAAGGTCGTAATCAGATCGATGTACTGTTAGGCTGGAATATTAGTGAGCAGTGGTCAGTGCGTTTTGGTGCACTGAACCTCAATGGCAAAGATGAAGAAGCTTATCGTGATGAGCTGACCCGTGCCTGGCAAACTACCAGTGTGATTGGCCGTAGTTACTATCTGGGCGCGAATTTTAGCCTGTAA